Within the Comamonadaceae bacterium OTU4NAUVB1 genome, the region TGTGCGACCAGACGCGCGCCGTCCGCCGGGCGCTGCAGGTCGGCACCGACGAGGCCAACCGCGCCATCCTCGAAGCCGGCGCCATCGACACGCAGCTCATGGGCATGGGCACCACGCTCGTGCTGGCGTTCTGCGGCACGCGGCGCATCGTCGTGGGCCACATCGGCGATTCGCGCTGCTACCGCCTGCGCAACCGTCGCCTGGAGCAGCTTACCCGCGACCATTCGCTGCTGCAGGACCAGCTCGACGCCGGCCTCATCACGCCCGCCGAGGCGGCGACGTCGCCGCACCGCAACCTGGTCACGCGCGCCCTGGGCATCGAGGCCCGCGTCACGCTGGAGACCAACGACTACGCCGTGGAACCCGGCGACCTCTACCTGCTGTGTTCGGACGGACTCAGCGAGATGGTGTCGGATGCGGATATCTGCACAGTTTTGTTACAAAAGAACGGACTTTCGGAGAAAGCAATACTTTTGGTTGCAATGGCGAATGACAATGGCGGCCGTGACAACATTTCAGTGATATTGGCCAAGGCCGAAGCGGCATCCTGATGCCGGCAAACGCACTGGAGCGCGGGCGAGGATTCCGGGAAAAGCAACGTTCCCGAGGAGCCCGTCGAATTCAACCTCGCAGATTCAGGAGTCGGCCATGCCGAAAATGATCGTTTCGATCGACGGTGTCGTCATCAAGGAAGTCGTGCTGGTCAAGGACCGCACGACGCTCGGGCGGCGGCCCTACAACGACATCGTGATCGACAACCTCGCCATCAGCGGCGAGCACGCCGTGCTGCACATGATCGACGGCGCCGTCTACCTGGAAGACCTGAACAGCACCAACGGCACCTACGTCAACGCCCGCGCCGTGCGGCGCCACATGCTCGAGCACAACGACGTGGTGGAGGTCGGCAAGTACAAGATCCGCTTCCTGGCCGGTCACCAGCCCTACGCCGCCTCGCGGCCCATGTCGATGCCGATGCCGCTCCAGGCGGCAACGCCGGCGCAGCCCCCGGCGGCGGCGCCGGCGGGCTACGCGGTCTCGGCCCCGATGGGCGGCGGCGTCGCGCCCGCGGCCATCCGCGTCCTCTCGGGCGCGGGCGCCGGCCGCGAACTCACCCTGGC harbors:
- a CDS encoding FHA domain-containing protein, giving the protein MPKMIVSIDGVVIKEVVLVKDRTTLGRRPYNDIVIDNLAISGEHAVLHMIDGAVYLEDLNSTNGTYVNARAVRRHMLEHNDVVEVGKYKIRFLAGHQPYAASRPMSMPMPLQAATPAQPPAAAPAGYAVSAPMGGGVAPAAIRVLSGAGAGRELTLAKVVTTIGRPGVAVAAVTRRLHGYVVAPIDGGTLLNGEQLGQEAVALQDGDVLELGGTKMQFIRV
- a CDS encoding Stp1/IreP family PP2C-type Ser/Thr phosphatase, which gives rise to MTHFAPSNDDAAGKVPSWTFATLTDRGRVRANNEDAVFADPRHRLAILADGMGGYNGGEVASGMAIALLSASFGRWLAHTDLCDQTRAVRRALQVGTDEANRAILEAGAIDTQLMGMGTTLVLAFCGTRRIVVGHIGDSRCYRLRNRRLEQLTRDHSLLQDQLDAGLITPAEAATSPHRNLVTRALGIEARVTLETNDYAVEPGDLYLLCSDGLSEMVSDADICTVLLQKNGLSEKAILLVAMANDNGGRDNISVILAKAEAAS